One stretch of Bos mutus isolate GX-2022 unplaced genomic scaffold, NWIPB_WYAK_1.1 CTG200, whole genome shotgun sequence DNA includes these proteins:
- the LOC102271849 gene encoding olfactory receptor 51M1: MPAQYPLHPHIVLLSNLTQFSPMLYLTGFPGLETIEHWIFIFFFLMYLVAISGNCFILIIIKTSPRLHTAMYYLLSFLAFTDLGLSVSTLPTTVGIFWFKSHGIYFGACQIQMFCIHSFSFMESSVLLVMSFDRFVAICYPLRYSVIITGQRVVRAGLVVILRGPIATVPIVFLLKTFPYCGSRVLSHSFCLHQEVIHLACTDTTFNNLYGLILVMSTVVLDLVLIALSYGVILHTVARLASKEERLRAFQTCTSHLCAVLVFFVPMVGLSLIHRFGKHAPLAVHLFMANVYLFVPPMLNPIIYSIKTKEIRQAISKFLGLRKANVES, encoded by the coding sequence ATGCCAGCCCAGTATCCCCTCCATCCTCACATCGTGCTCCTGTCCAACCTCACGCAGTTCAGCCCCATGCTCTACCTCACTGGCTTTCCCGGATTGGAAACCATCGAGCACTGGatcttcatcttctttttccttatgtACCTCGTGGCCATCTCAGGCAACTGCTTCATTCTGATCATTATTAAGACCAGCCCTCGCTTGCACACAGCCATGTACTATCTACTCTCCTTTCTGGCCTTCACTGACCTGGGCCTGTCGGTATCCACCTTGCCCACTACTGTGGGAATCTTTTGGTTCAAATCCCATGGCATCTACTTTGGAGCCTGCCAAATCCAGATGTTCTGTATCCACTCGTTTTCCTTCATGGAGTCTTCAGTGCTCCTTGTCATGTCCTTTGATCGGTTTGTGGCCATCTGTTATCCCCTGAGGTACTCAGTCATTATCACTGGCCAGCGAGTGGTCAGGGCAGGCCTGGTTGTCATCCTGCGGGGCCCTATAGCCACTGTACCCATTGTTTTTCTCCTGAAGACTTTTCCTTACTGTGGGTCTAGAGTCCTCTCCCACTCTTTCTGCCTGCACCAGGAGGTGATACACTTGGCCTGCACAGACACCACCTTCAACAACCTGTATGGGCTGATACTGGTGAtgtcaactgtggtgctggacctGGTGCTCATTGCACTGTCCTACGGGGTCATCCTGCACACAGTGGCAAGACTGGCCTCCAAAGAGGAGCGGCTTCGAGCCTTCCAAACATGCACCTCACACCTCTGTGCTGTGCTGGTATTCTTTGTGCCCATGGTGGGACTGTCCCTGATACATCGCTTTGGGAAACATGCCCCACTTGCTGTCCACCTTTTTATGGCTAATGTCTACCTCTTTGTGCCTCCCATGCTTAATCCAATCATATACAGTATTAAAACCAAGGAGATCCGCCAGGCCATCAGCAAGTTCCTGGGTCTTAGAAAGGCCAATGTTGAGTCATGA
- the LOC102272699 gene encoding olfactory receptor 51M1: protein MPAQYPLHPHIVLLSNLTQFSPMLYLTGFPGLETIEHWIFIFFFLMYLVAISGNCFILIIIKTNPHLHTPMYYLLSFLAFTDLGLSVSTLPTTVGIFWFKSHGIYFGACQIQMFCIHSFSFMESSVLLVMSFDRFVAICYPLRYMVIITGQRVVRAGLIVILRGPLALLPIVLLLKAFPYCGTQVLSHSFCLHQEVIHLACTDTTFNNLYGLSLVVFTVMLDLVLIALSYGVILHTVARLASKEERLQAFQTCTSHLCAVLVFFVPMMGLSLVHRFGKHAPPAVHLLMANVYLFVPPMLNPIIYSIKTKEIRHVISKLLG, encoded by the coding sequence ATGCCAGCCCAGTATCCCCTCCATCCTCACATCGTGCTCCTGTCCAACCTCACACAGTTCAGCCCCATGCTCTACCTCACTGGCTTTCCCGGATTGGAAACCATCGAGCACTGGatcttcatcttctttttccttatgtACCTCGTGGCCATCTCAGGCAACTGCTTCATCCTGATCATTATTAAGACCAACCCTCACTTGCACACACCCATGTACTATCTACTCTCCTTTCTGGCCTTCACTGACCTGGGTTTGTCGGTGTCCACCTTGCCCACTACTGTGGGAATCTTTTGGTTCAAATCCCATGGCATCTACTTTGGAGCCTGCCAAATCCAGATGTTCTGTATCCACTCATTTTCCTTCATGGAGTCTTCAGTGCTCCTTGTCATGTCCTTTGATCGATTTGTGGCCATCTGTTATCCCCTGAGGTACATGGTCATTATCACTGGCCAGCGAGTGGTCAGGGCAGGCCTCATTGTCATTCTGCGGGGCCCCCTGGCCCTCCTTCCCATTGTTCTCCTCCTGAAGGCTTTTCCTTATTGTGGCACTCAAGTCCTCTCCCACTCTTTCTGCCTGCACCAGGAGGTGATACACTTGGCCTGCACAGACACCACCTTCAACAACCTGTACGGGCTGTCATTGGTGGTCTTTACTGTGATGCTGGACCTGGTGCTCATTGCACTGTCCTACGGGGTCATCCTGCACACAGTGGCAAGACTGGCCTCCAAAGAGGAGCGGCTCCAAGCCTTCCAAACATGCACCTCACACCTCTGTGCTGTGCTGGTATTCTTTGTGCCCATGATGGGGCTGTCCTTGGTTCACCGCTTTGGGAAGCATGCTCCACCTGCTGTCCACCTTCTGATGGCCAATGTCTACCTCTTTGTGCCTCCCATGCTTAACCCAATCATATACAGTATTAAAACCAAGGAGATTCGCCATGTCATCAGCAAGCTCCTGGGTTAA